AATCGGATATTTATAATACATTTTTGTATAAAATAATGTCATTTCTTTTAAAATATTTTCTACTTTCATAAAATCGTCTGCTGAATAATTTAAATATAATTTTTCTATATCCAATTCTGAAACCTTTTCTTGAAAATAAGTTATCATTACAGAATAATACTTGGATATGGCTTCTCCTAATAATTTTAAACGTTCTGTATTATACTTTGTCATATTCTTGTCCTCATCAGGAAACTTTCTCTTTCTAGATATTTGTGTTATTTTGTTTTCTGATAATTTAAAATAATAATCATAATAATCTGAAGTTTTATTAACAAATAATGAAATTTTATTTTTCAAATTTGGTTTTAATGTGTCATTACCACAAATTTCTGTGTTACCACTAATATTTTGTTTATTTTCTTCTATCTCTTCTTCACTTAAAAAATAATTTTTAAAATAAAACTCTCCCATATTTTATAATTTCTCCCTTTTACAATTCAATTTTTTTCTCATTATCCGCAATAAACTTAGCTTTCATTTCTTTTCTGAAATTAATCAGTTTTTCCTTAATTTCAGGATATTTTACCGATAAAATCTGTACAGCCAGCATCCCCGCATTATACGAATTATCAATTCCAACTGTTGCCACAGGAATAGACTTTGGCATCTGAACAATTGAATAAAGTGCATCAAGCCCTCCAATCGCTCCATTTAAAGGTACGCCTACAACAGGAAGAATTGTCTTTGAAGCAATAACTCCTGGTAAATGTGCCGCAAGCCCTGCTCCAGCGATAATCACTTCAGCCCCTCTCTTTTCCACATCTGCAAGAACTTCCTCCAATTTTTCAGGAACCCTGTGAGCCGACAAGACATAAGCTTCGTACCCAATCCCAAATTCCTTCAGGCAATTTGCCGCACCTCTCATTTTTTCAGTATCTGACTGACTTCCAAAAAATATTGCTACTTTCATTTTTTAATTCTCCCTTCATTTTTACTTTGCTTATTTTTAATTACTTTAATTCTCTATTTAAAATATCATAACCACATTTTTCATTAATTTTAAAATCTGATGTTTCCATAACAATATTTACAATATTTCTATCTGTGTTTTTAATGTATTTCCCATAAAATATAATTTTTTCTTTATTATTTCTAACATCGTTAAAATTTTTAGAAAAATAGCTATAAAAATTTTTAATATCTGAATATTCAGCTTGCAAAACTAAATCAAATTCATTTTTAAATCCCAACACAGAAGTATTTTCAGATTTCAAGATTTTTATATTTTCAAATTTATCAAGTTTAAAAGATTGTATTTGAAAATAGAGATTAAAATTTTTTAAATTATTTACAACTTTGTTATTTTCAGCATTATAAAACTTTCCGTTTTTATATAAGATTGGTATTTCTTTAATTTTATTTTCTATTTCTTCAGTATAGTTTCCGTTCCAATTTCCATTTTCCTTTTTTAAAAATAAAATTTTATTTTTTTCTTTACCATCTCTTTTATCTTTTATTGTCAATTCATACTTTGTATCACAAAATTCATCTAATGTTTTTTTGGAATAACTATTTATAATGCCATTTTTTAAAATCTTTGCCTCCTTTTCCAAATCTCTAGATTTTTCTAATTTCCAGTTTACAAAAAGAAATATTATTGGACAAGATGCAAGTATTAATATTACCATAGTTATGAACATTATTTTTCTCATATTCTATCCTTTAATAAAAAATCTAATCTCACTGCACCATTTTTTATGTAAATTTTTACTTATCTATATAAAAATCAGCTTTCTTTTTATTTGAATTACTATCTGCTTCTTGCAAGTTGTTTTCTTATAACTTGTTCTATTTCCTGATTTCTTTTCATAAGAAGTATTCCAATTGGATTTATATCTGTATATTTCTTATTTTCCATATCAGACATTATTTGATTAATTAATTCTAAATTTGATTTATTTTCTTTTTTAGCCAAAAGATATATTTCTTTGTTTATTATTGTTTTGGAGTTTATAAATTTATACTCCTTGTTTTCCATCGTATCTGATAATTTTTTTATTTCTGATTGAATTTTTTTCAAATCCTGTAAATATTTTTCCCTGTCTTTTTCTTCAACTGGAACTTCAAATACCTCTTCTGTATTATAAATTTCATTCCAATCGTACAATTTATAATAAAATATATCAATCAATAAACTTTCTTTAAACAAATCACCTATTGGTGTATTATTTCCATATTGCTGATCTGCATAAAAAACAGCCGTTTTTTTTAGTAAATATTTTAATTTAAAAATAAATATTTTGTTTAATTCCCTATATTTTTCCTTACGTTGTTTAATACTTTCTAAATATTCAGAATTTAAAGTTTTTCCCTTTGCAAAATTGTCCTTTTTATAATCTCCTGATTGATAATAATTTTCCAAGTTATCTGCTTTCGACTTCCAAATTTTTAATGATTCAATCCAATTTCCTGTTAATTTACCAAACAATTTATCATTTTTATTTTCCTTTTCCAGCACTTGAATTACACTGTCAAAATCTGAAAAATTTTTTTCTGATGCCATTTTCAAAAAGTCATTTATTTGCTTTTCATCAGGTTTTACAAAATTATTATTATCATCTAAAAATATCTTTTTGTAATCATAAAAAAAATCTTTTTCATAAAAATACAAAATTATTTTAGTAACATTGTTACCATAACGAGGCATATTTTCAGCAATTTCTCTGAATTCTTCCTTCCAATTCTTAGGTATATGTTCAAAATCCAGCATTTCATCAAGTGAGATTTCACGTAAAGCATCCTGATTACTCACATTTTCAATCTTTTTATTTTGAGCATTCTCCGACTTTTCTTCTTTCTTTTGGCAATTTGATAAAACTAACGACAGCAAAATGGCTAAAAACATAAATTTATTTATTTTTTTCACACCAAACTTCCTTTACAAAAAATTAAAATTATTTAAGTTATACTCAAACCCATTTAAAATTAAACTATTAAAAATTAGACATTAAGGTTTGAGTAAATAGTCATAGCCTTTGAGTTCTGTTTTAAAACAGTTTTACTATGCAAAGATAGAATCAATATTAATCCAAGATTCTATCTCCATAACATAATTTTTTTCTATTTAAAAAATTTTATTCCATTTCTAAAGATATTCTGCTCCTTATTCCCATAAATATTTTTATAAACATTCTTTCCTTTTCTTTCAGAATGTCCCATTTTCCCAAAGATTCTACCATTATGAGCAAGCATTCCTTCAATTGCATAATATGAACCGTTTGGATTAAATTGAGAATCCATCGTTGAATTTCCATCTAAACCTACATATTTTGTTGCAATTTGATTGTTTTTGAATAATTTTTTGTATTCTTCCTCCGTAATAATTATTCTTCCTTCACCGTGAGAAATTGCAACAGAGTGAATATCTCCCTCTTCCATATCAGAAAGCCACGGAGAGTTATTTGTAATAATTTTTGTCTGCACGATTTTTGACATATGCTTGTCAATTGCATTAAAGGTCAAAGTTGGTGAAGTTTCGTTCAATTCCCGAATTTCCCCGTAAGGAAGTAATCCTGATTTTATAAGTGCTTGGAAACCATTACAAATTCCTAAGATTAACCCATCTCTCTTTAGTAAATTTTCCACAGCTTCTTTGACTTTTTTATTTTTTAGGACAGCAACCATGAATTTAGCAGAACCATCTGGCTCATCTCCTGCACTATATCCTCCTGGGAGCATTAAAATCTGCGAATTATTAATTTCCTTAACAAAATTGTCTATTGAATCTAAAATATTTCTATGAGACAAGTTGTTAAACACTCCTATTTTAGAAATTCCTCCTTCACGGTTAAATGCTCTTTCCAAATCATATTCTGAATTTGTTCCTGGAAATACTGGTATAAACACTCTAGGTTTTGCATAAGTATTCGAGATGTTACTAATTATATTTTCATGCTCAATTTTAGCAAGTTTTTCATATTTTAAGCCTTCACAATGTGCAATTTCATGCTCTTTTGCCACTTCTTTTTTTGTTGGGAAGATTTTTTCAAGTTTGCTTTCCCAATTTCCAATTAACTCATCTAATTCAAAAGTTATTCCATTTACAGTAATTTTGGCTTCATCAGTAACTTTTCCAAGCAACATCGCATTTTTATGCTCAATATTTTCAGCAGTTTCCACAATAAATGCTCCGTAATTTACTTTAAACCAGTCATTTTCATCAATTTGTGCCGAAACATCCACACCCAGTTTATTTCCAAAAGTCATTTTTGTAATACTTTCTGCAATTCCACCATTTTTCACAGCCATAGCAGATACAATTTTTTTATTTCTTATATTTTCAGTTATAAAATCAAAATTTGCCTTTAATTCATCAAGTTTTGGCAAGTCATTTTCATCATTTGGCGTTGTAATTAAGTACACATTGTTTCCAGCCTTTTTAAATTCACTAGAAATCACATTTTCCGCATCTGTAATGCTTACTGCAAATGATACCAATGTTGGCGGTACAGAAATTTCGTTAAATGTTCCACTCATTGAGTCCTTTCCACCAATTGACGGCAATCCAAAGGCTTTCTGAATGTGCAATGCTCCTAATAATGCTGATAATGGTTTACCCCATTTTTTGGAATCCTGCCCCAGTCTTTCAAAATATTCCTGGAATGTAAATCTAATGTTTTTGTAGTTCCCTCCACCAGCGACAACTTTTGCCATTGACTCAATTACAGCGTAAGCACCGCCGTGGAATGTACTTTGTTTTGCAACATAAGGATTGTATCCATACCCAACCATTGAAGCAACATCTGTTTCTGCATTAATTACTGACACTTTCTGTACCGAAACTTCCGCAGGTGTCAACTGATATTTCCCACCAAATGGCATTAATACAGTAGTTGCCCCGATTGTTGCGTCAAAAGTTTCAACCAATCCTCTTTGTGAAGCGACATTTAAGTCTTTCAGGTTATTTATAAATTTGCTTCTAAAGTCATTTCCTTCAATTTCTCTGTTTAAATTCAATTTTGGTGTATTTTCAATTGTAATATTGATATTTGAAGCAGCTCCGTTCGTATTTAGGAAATCTCTTGAAATATCAACAATCGCCTTTCCATTGTATTTCATAACAAGCCTGTTAGAATCATTAATTTCAGCCACTTGACACGCTTCTAGATTTTCCTCATTTGCAAATTCTATAAATTTATCCAAGTTTTGTTTTTCGATAACAACTGCCATTCTCTCCTGCGACTCTGAAATAGCAAGTTCCGTACCATTTAGCCCAATATATTTAACTCTTACCTTATTCAAGTCAATTTCAAGTCCGTCAGCCAGTTCTCCAATTGCAACCGAAACTCCTCCAGCTCCAAAGTCATTACATTTCTTAATTAATTTTGTAACATTTCTGTTTCTGAAAAGTCTTTGAATTTTTCTTTCAACAATCGCATTTCCTTTTTGTACTTCAGCACTTGATTTTTCTGAAGATTCTGTTGTATGCTCCTTAGACGATCCAGTCGCTCCTCCAATTCCATCTCTTCCAGTTCTTCCACCAAGTAAAATTACAATATCCCCATTTTCAGGCTTTTCACGAATAATATTTTCAGCAGGTGCTGCTCCCACGACAAGTCCCAGTTCCATCCTTTTAGCCTTATATCCTTCATCGTAAATTTCATTTACATGAGTTGTTGCAAGCCCAATCTGATTTCCGTAAGAAGAAAATCCGTGTGCAGCTACTTGTGTAATAACCTTTTGCGGCAATTTCCCAGCCATTGTATCCTCAATTTTTTCAGTCGGATCAGCAGAACCGCTAATTCTCACAGCCTGATAAACATAAGTTCTCCCAGATAACGGATCACGGATTGCTCCACCAATACAAGTAGAAGCTCCTCCAAACGGCTCAATTTCTGTTGGATGGTTATGAGTTTCATTTTTAAACTGCAAAATCCATTTTTCAGTAACTGTATTCTTTTTCCCATTTTCATCAATTCTTTCAATTGGCACATCAA
This is a stretch of genomic DNA from Leptotrichia hofstadii. It encodes these proteins:
- a CDS encoding phosphoribosylformylglycinamidine synthase translates to MNYRIFVEKKEDFRVEAQNLFIDLKENIGIDGLVDVRVLNIYDVFNLGENDLEKLEKTVFSEINVDNVFRSFDEVFKEKDSENVYFSMEFLPGQYDQRADSAIQCINLLIDEDNNINVKSGKLIILYGKISPDELARIKKYYINEVEAREKDLNVLSENVETENTDDVIVYEGFTEKTKEEIESLKNELELAMTVNDLLFIQEYFKNEEKRNPTETEIRVLDTYWSDHCRHTTFETIIDDIKIENETYKNIIEKAINEYLESREHVHADRISKKPMTLMDLATIFGKEQRKNGNLPDLEVSDEINACSIYIDVPIERIDENGKKNTVTEKWILQFKNETHNHPTEIEPFGGASTCIGGAIRDPLSGRTYVYQAVRISGSADPTEKIEDTMAGKLPQKVITQVAAHGFSSYGNQIGLATTHVNEIYDEGYKAKRMELGLVVGAAPAENIIREKPENGDIVILLGGRTGRDGIGGATGSSKEHTTESSEKSSAEVQKGNAIVERKIQRLFRNRNVTKLIKKCNDFGAGGVSVAIGELADGLEIDLNKVRVKYIGLNGTELAISESQERMAVVIEKQNLDKFIEFANEENLEACQVAEINDSNRLVMKYNGKAIVDISRDFLNTNGAASNINITIENTPKLNLNREIEGNDFRSKFINNLKDLNVASQRGLVETFDATIGATTVLMPFGGKYQLTPAEVSVQKVSVINAETDVASMVGYGYNPYVAKQSTFHGGAYAVIESMAKVVAGGGNYKNIRFTFQEYFERLGQDSKKWGKPLSALLGALHIQKAFGLPSIGGKDSMSGTFNEISVPPTLVSFAVSITDAENVISSEFKKAGNNVYLITTPNDENDLPKLDELKANFDFITENIRNKKIVSAMAVKNGGIAESITKMTFGNKLGVDVSAQIDENDWFKVNYGAFIVETAENIEHKNAMLLGKVTDEAKITVNGITFELDELIGNWESKLEKIFPTKKEVAKEHEIAHCEGLKYEKLAKIEHENIISNISNTYAKPRVFIPVFPGTNSEYDLERAFNREGGISKIGVFNNLSHRNILDSIDNFVKEINNSQILMLPGGYSAGDEPDGSAKFMVAVLKNKKVKEAVENLLKRDGLILGICNGFQALIKSGLLPYGEIRELNETSPTLTFNAIDKHMSKIVQTKIITNNSPWLSDMEEGDIHSVAISHGEGRIIITEEEYKKLFKNNQIATKYVGLDGNSTMDSQFNPNGSYYAIEGMLAHNGRIFGKMGHSERKGKNVYKNIYGNKEQNIFRNGIKFFK
- the purE gene encoding 5-(carboxyamino)imidazole ribonucleotide mutase, coding for MKVAIFFGSQSDTEKMRGAANCLKEFGIGYEAYVLSAHRVPEKLEEVLADVEKRGAEVIIAGAGLAAHLPGVIASKTILPVVGVPLNGAIGGLDALYSIVQMPKSIPVATVGIDNSYNAGMLAVQILSVKYPEIKEKLINFRKEMKAKFIADNEKKIEL
- a CDS encoding DUF3829 domain-containing protein, translating into MKKINKFMFLAILLSLVLSNCQKKEEKSENAQNKKIENVSNQDALREISLDEMLDFEHIPKNWKEEFREIAENMPRYGNNVTKIILYFYEKDFFYDYKKIFLDDNNNFVKPDEKQINDFLKMASEKNFSDFDSVIQVLEKENKNDKLFGKLTGNWIESLKIWKSKADNLENYYQSGDYKKDNFAKGKTLNSEYLESIKQRKEKYRELNKIFIFKLKYLLKKTAVFYADQQYGNNTPIGDLFKESLLIDIFYYKLYDWNEIYNTEEVFEVPVEEKDREKYLQDLKKIQSEIKKLSDTMENKEYKFINSKTIINKEIYLLAKKENKSNLELINQIMSDMENKKYTDINPIGILLMKRNQEIEQVIRKQLARSR